One window from the genome of Candidatus Manganitrophaceae bacterium encodes:
- a CDS encoding branched-chain amino acid ABC transporter substrate-binding protein — protein MVRKALLLITLFTGIAFGFSGCQKGASENAEIVIGVAGPMTGDQSKLGGDVEHGTHLAVDDWNGRGGINGKKIRLEVGDDQHDPKQAVSVANKLVNSGIVGIIGHFNSSASIPASSVYHSAGVPMITPASTNPQLTEQNYWSVFRVCGRDDQQGKVAADLVATQLKLKRVAILHDKTTYGQGLAEEFRKSLAAHPEVAVVSFDGITQGDKDFRGILTSIKGKNPELFFFGGVFPEGGQLAKQAKEVGLTAPMLSGDGVIDPKFIEIAGPAAEGTYLTFTADPEKMPQAKGFLEKYKAKYGNELAPYAIYSYDAANILLTALAQADKEGKLKDGKHVAEIIRNAKYDGALGHIEFDAKGDVKKSPYIVWITKNGKFEEFWKPEG, from the coding sequence GAGAACGCCGAAATCGTGATCGGGGTGGCCGGTCCGATGACCGGTGATCAGAGCAAGCTCGGCGGCGATGTGGAGCACGGAACCCACCTGGCGGTCGACGACTGGAACGGACGGGGCGGGATCAATGGGAAGAAGATCCGCCTGGAGGTCGGCGATGACCAACATGACCCGAAACAAGCGGTTTCGGTGGCAAATAAACTGGTCAACTCCGGGATCGTCGGCATCATCGGACACTTCAATTCGAGCGCGTCGATTCCCGCCTCTTCGGTATATCATTCCGCCGGTGTCCCGATGATCACACCCGCTTCGACCAATCCGCAATTGACCGAGCAGAATTACTGGAGCGTCTTCCGGGTCTGCGGACGGGACGACCAGCAGGGAAAGGTCGCCGCCGACCTGGTCGCGACACAGCTGAAATTAAAACGGGTCGCCATCCTCCATGATAAAACGACCTACGGCCAAGGGCTGGCCGAGGAATTTCGGAAAAGCCTTGCGGCCCATCCGGAGGTCGCGGTCGTCTCTTTCGATGGGATCACGCAGGGAGACAAAGATTTCCGCGGCATTCTCACCTCGATTAAAGGGAAAAATCCCGAGCTCTTCTTTTTCGGGGGGGTGTTTCCGGAGGGGGGTCAGTTGGCAAAACAGGCCAAAGAGGTCGGCCTGACCGCTCCGATGCTGAGCGGCGACGGGGTGATCGATCCGAAATTCATCGAGATCGCCGGACCGGCGGCGGAGGGAACCTACCTCACCTTCACCGCCGACCCTGAGAAGATGCCGCAGGCCAAGGGCTTCCTGGAAAAATACAAGGCAAAATATGGGAATGAGCTCGCCCCGTATGCCATCTACTCGTATGATGCCGCAAACATACTCTTAACCGCGCTCGCTCAGGCCGACAAAGAGGGAAAGCTCAAAGATGGCAAGCATGTCGCAGAGATTATTCGGAACGCCAAATATGACGGCGCCCTTGGACACATTGAATTCGACGCCAAGGGGGATGTCAAAAAATCACCCTATATTGTCTGGATCACCAAAAATGGGAAGTTCGAGGAGTTCTGGAAACCGGAGGGTTAG
- a CDS encoding sterol desaturase family protein, which translates to MDIFLTPTGLRGIVSFGGLFLFMAVENFFPFRKRVDPILRHYGLNLLIAGGNSALLGIALGGAVVGYARFLETRGIGLLHLFPVSLGWNISLSLLYLDFVTYLWHMAYHRSPLLWRLHRVHHTDRDLDVTSASRFHLGEIGLSTLLRLGVMTALGPAAISIVIFEGTLLLAAQFQHSNFKIAEPVESAVRWLFVTPDMHRVHHSDRPAETNSNFSTIFSFWDRLIGTYRMAPQERLVIGLKEYLHPKERTFLKLMAMPFGRPCSSAITEQRPTTSREVET; encoded by the coding sequence ATGGATATATTTCTAACCCCCACCGGTCTGCGCGGCATCGTAAGCTTTGGCGGTCTCTTCTTATTTATGGCGGTCGAGAATTTTTTTCCGTTTCGGAAGCGGGTCGATCCGATCCTCCGCCACTATGGTCTTAATCTCCTGATCGCGGGAGGGAATTCAGCCCTTCTTGGCATCGCTCTCGGAGGGGCGGTCGTCGGTTACGCCCGGTTTTTGGAGACAAGAGGGATCGGGCTGCTTCATCTTTTTCCGGTTTCCCTGGGATGGAATATTTCTCTCTCCCTCCTTTATCTTGACTTCGTCACCTATTTATGGCACATGGCGTATCACCGTTCGCCGCTCCTCTGGCGGCTCCATCGGGTGCATCATACCGATCGAGATCTCGATGTGACATCGGCCTCCCGGTTTCATCTGGGGGAAATCGGTCTCTCGACACTTCTCCGGCTGGGGGTGATGACGGCCCTGGGGCCGGCGGCGATCTCGATTGTCATTTTTGAGGGGACACTTCTTCTCGCGGCGCAGTTCCAGCATAGCAACTTTAAGATCGCGGAGCCGGTTGAATCGGCTGTCCGTTGGCTCTTCGTCACCCCCGACATGCACCGGGTCCACCACTCTGATCGGCCGGCGGAGACGAATTCGAATTTTTCAACGATCTTTTCTTTCTGGGACCGATTGATTGGGACCTATCGTATGGCGCCCCAGGAGCGCCTCGTCATCGGATTAAAGGAATACCTACATCCGAAAGAGCGCACCTTTTTAAAGTTAATGGCGATGCCATTCGGCCGTCCTTGTTCCAGTGCCATCACAGAACAGCGGCCGACGACTTCGAGGGAGGTAGAAACCTAA
- a CDS encoding branched-chain amino acid ABC transporter permease has protein sequence MFVQQLINGLTLGAVYALVALGYTMVYGILELINFAHGEIYMIGAYLGIIYLGFFTAAGLTESHLLLSLGLVFLLSAITCAGYGMTLERIAYRPLRHAHRLSPLISAIGMSIFLQNYVMLTQGSADKVFPHILPTGPLSEGGMAISGIQLFIIVASVVLMGALQFFVRKTRLGKAMRATAQDKTMASLCGIPIDRVIAATFAIGSILAAVAGVMVVMYYGVVHFFIGYVAGIKAFTAAVLGGIGNIPGAMVGGLLLGLVESLGAAYISSEFKDGFAFLILILVLIFRPSGLLGEKVPERA, from the coding sequence TTGTTCGTACAACAGCTGATCAACGGCCTCACGCTCGGCGCAGTCTACGCACTCGTCGCGCTCGGCTATACGATGGTCTATGGCATTTTGGAGCTGATCAATTTCGCCCACGGCGAGATTTACATGATCGGCGCTTATCTGGGAATCATCTATCTCGGCTTTTTCACCGCGGCGGGCCTGACCGAATCCCATCTTCTTTTATCGCTGGGGTTGGTCTTCCTCCTCTCCGCGATCACCTGCGCCGGTTATGGGATGACGCTCGAGCGGATCGCCTATCGGCCGCTGCGCCACGCGCATCGCCTCTCGCCGCTGATCTCAGCGATTGGGATGTCGATCTTCCTTCAAAATTATGTGATGTTGACCCAAGGCTCGGCCGACAAAGTCTTCCCCCATATTCTGCCGACCGGTCCCCTCTCCGAGGGGGGGATGGCGATCAGTGGGATTCAGCTCTTCATCATCGTCGCGTCGGTAGTTTTGATGGGGGCGCTGCAATTCTTCGTCCGAAAGACCCGGCTGGGGAAGGCGATGCGGGCCACGGCACAGGACAAGACGATGGCATCGCTCTGCGGCATCCCGATCGACCGGGTGATTGCGGCGACCTTTGCGATCGGATCGATCTTGGCTGCCGTCGCCGGGGTGATGGTGGTGATGTATTATGGGGTCGTCCATTTCTTTATCGGTTATGTCGCCGGAATTAAGGCCTTCACTGCGGCGGTCCTCGGGGGGATCGGGAACATCCCCGGCGCGATGGTTGGCGGGCTGCTGCTCGGCCTGGTGGAGAGCCTCGGCGCCGCTTACATTTCGAGCGAATTCAAAGATGGCTTTGCTTTTCTTATCCTGATTTTGGTTCTCATCTTCCGGCCGTCGGGCCTGCTGGGCGAGAAGGTTCCGGAACGGGCCTGA
- a CDS encoding branched-chain amino acid ABC transporter permease: MGWRDAGKLAAVLAFGGVLWQGVLVWGRSAPVHSSVILFQKRVSTFRAGVVKGNRTWFVGGGSLLLLILPVFLNNYYIDILSLAGLYAILAAGLNITVGCAGLLDLGYAAFYGIGAYIYGLLSTGIGLSFWLGLPLGGAVAALFGVILGTITLRLRGDYLAIVTLGFVQIVYLVLNNWDGVTHGPNGILNIGRPALFGFSLHQPVHFYYLVLLLLALIAVALHRLTRSQIGRAWIAIREDELAAAAMGIDTTRMKVFAFALGAGIAGIAGVFFAAKYTFISPESFTFLESVRVLSMVVLGGMGSLPGAILGAFLLTLLPELLRGLASYRMLIFGAALVIMMVFRPQGLLGKRN; this comes from the coding sequence ATGGGATGGCGCGACGCGGGAAAGCTCGCCGCAGTGCTCGCCTTCGGCGGCGTGTTGTGGCAAGGGGTGCTGGTCTGGGGCCGGAGCGCGCCGGTTCATTCTTCGGTCATCCTCTTTCAAAAACGGGTGAGCACGTTTCGCGCCGGCGTCGTCAAAGGGAACCGGACCTGGTTCGTCGGCGGCGGCTCCCTCCTCCTTTTGATCTTGCCCGTCTTCCTGAATAATTATTACATCGACATCCTCAGCCTCGCGGGGCTTTACGCAATCTTAGCCGCCGGCCTGAACATCACCGTCGGCTGCGCCGGCCTCTTGGACCTCGGTTACGCCGCTTTTTATGGCATTGGCGCCTATATCTATGGGCTGCTCTCGACCGGCATCGGCCTCTCCTTTTGGCTCGGCCTGCCGCTCGGCGGGGCGGTGGCCGCCCTCTTTGGGGTCATCCTCGGAACGATCACCCTTCGCCTCCGGGGGGACTATCTCGCCATTGTCACCCTTGGATTCGTCCAGATCGTCTACCTGGTCCTCAATAATTGGGATGGGGTGACCCATGGCCCGAACGGTATCCTCAATATCGGCCGGCCGGCGCTGTTTGGATTCTCATTGCATCAGCCGGTCCATTTTTATTATCTGGTCCTCCTTCTTCTCGCATTGATTGCGGTCGCGCTTCATCGGCTGACCCGCTCCCAAATCGGCCGGGCATGGATTGCGATCCGAGAAGACGAGCTGGCTGCGGCGGCGATGGGGATCGATACCACCCGGATGAAGGTGTTCGCTTTCGCACTGGGAGCCGGCATCGCCGGGATCGCCGGGGTCTTCTTCGCCGCCAAATATACCTTTATCTCGCCGGAGAGCTTCACCTTTCTCGAATCGGTCCGGGTCCTCTCGATGGTGGTTTTGGGAGGGATGGGAAGCCTCCCGGGGGCGATCCTCGGCGCCTTCCTCCTCACCCTTCTCCCGGAGCTGCTGCGAGGCTTGGCCAGCTATCGGATGTTGATTTTTGGCGCAGCGCTGGTCATCATGATGGTCTTCCGGCCGCAAGGACTGCTGGGGAAACGGAACTGA
- a CDS encoding TlpA family protein disulfide reductase: MRRKTFWIAAFLFVLIFVGLDADAGGPKPPSFELFSLDGKTFTEKELIGKTTLVVFWASWCDVCQQELPKVHDLREKLKGKPFQVIAIGFRDTEENIRGYVKSHSTLFNFPVLYDAGDRVATRFGAHVTPTLFLLNKKGELVVPYRGGGLLENPRFHEVLQESLKEA; this comes from the coding sequence ATGCGAAGGAAAACTTTTTGGATCGCTGCCTTTCTCTTCGTTCTAATCTTCGTCGGCCTGGACGCCGACGCGGGCGGCCCGAAGCCCCCCTCGTTTGAGCTCTTCTCGCTGGATGGAAAGACATTCACAGAGAAAGAACTGATCGGGAAGACAACGCTCGTCGTCTTTTGGGCCTCCTGGTGCGACGTCTGCCAACAGGAGCTGCCGAAGGTACACGACCTTCGTGAAAAACTGAAGGGAAAGCCATTCCAGGTGATCGCCATCGGCTTTCGGGATACTGAGGAGAATATCCGGGGCTATGTCAAATCGCATTCGACCTTGTTTAATTTTCCGGTCTTATATGACGCGGGCGATCGTGTGGCGACCCGATTTGGCGCTCACGTAACGCCGACCCTCTTTCTTCTCAACAAAAAAGGAGAGCTGGTGGTTCCTTATCGGGGGGGCGGGCTTCTTGAAAATCCGCGATTTCACGAGGTGCTGCAAGAATCATTGAAGGAGGCTTAG
- a CDS encoding ribonuclease D: MDFHYEYITTQDAFNAVIEQLQRAPIIGVDTEGDSLYSYQEKVSLIQISDTERHFIIDPLLLEDVRPLSALLEARSILKVLHGADYDLVSLKRDFGFQTGPIFDTVLAARALGIKEFSLQNLVARFFQVTLSKTHQKSNWSTRPLPKDQLDYAAQDTAYLIPLYEILRREVEQRGRLDQIEEECRILEAITWSGKAFEPDDYRRIKGARALPPAAQKVLRELAVVRDQLAKKKNRPSFKVISNEDLLKMAKEPPHQVEDLKRLFPRETAPVFRNPSLWLGAVARGLTTPDPLPKGERNGEAPLTPEQEKLLTRLREWRNKQAEQEALEPAMVITSGVLREIARYTPKTIEALQGISALRQWQIRRYGEPLLREIAAFTPPAG, from the coding sequence ATGGATTTTCATTATGAGTACATCACGACGCAGGACGCGTTCAACGCCGTAATCGAGCAGTTGCAGCGCGCCCCGATCATCGGCGTCGATACCGAAGGAGACTCCCTCTACAGCTACCAAGAGAAGGTGAGCCTGATTCAGATTTCGGATACCGAGCGGCACTTTATTATTGATCCGCTCCTTCTGGAAGACGTCCGCCCGCTCTCCGCCCTTCTCGAAGCGCGGTCGATCCTGAAGGTTCTCCATGGGGCCGACTATGATCTTGTTTCGTTGAAGCGTGATTTCGGATTTCAGACCGGTCCGATTTTTGACACTGTTCTGGCGGCGCGGGCGCTCGGGATTAAGGAGTTCTCTCTCCAGAACCTGGTCGCACGCTTCTTTCAAGTCACCCTCTCGAAGACGCATCAGAAGTCGAACTGGTCGACCCGCCCGTTGCCGAAAGATCAATTGGATTATGCCGCGCAGGATACTGCTTATCTGATTCCTCTTTATGAAATTTTAAGGCGAGAGGTCGAACAGCGCGGAAGGCTCGATCAGATCGAAGAGGAATGCCGGATTCTGGAGGCGATTACCTGGAGCGGAAAAGCGTTTGAGCCGGACGATTACCGGCGGATCAAGGGGGCCCGCGCGCTCCCACCCGCAGCGCAGAAGGTGCTGCGGGAGTTGGCCGTTGTTCGGGACCAATTGGCCAAAAAGAAAAACCGTCCCTCGTTTAAAGTCATCTCCAATGAGGATCTCCTCAAGATGGCCAAAGAACCACCGCATCAGGTGGAGGATCTCAAGCGCCTCTTTCCACGGGAGACCGCCCCTGTTTTCCGTAACCCGAGCCTTTGGCTCGGCGCGGTGGCTCGCGGTCTGACCACACCCGATCCGCTTCCCAAGGGCGAGCGAAACGGCGAAGCCCCGCTGACCCCCGAGCAAGAGAAACTACTCACACGCCTTCGCGAGTGGCGGAATAAACAGGCAGAGCAAGAAGCGTTAGAGCCGGCGATGGTGATCACCAGCGGGGTGCTGCGAGAGATTGCCCGATACACCCCAAAGACGATCGAGGCGCTGCAGGGGATCTCCGCTCTGCGTCAATGGCAGATCCGCCGCTATGGAGAACCGCTCCTTCGGGAGATAGCCGCCTTTACCCCTCCCGCCGGTTGA
- a CDS encoding LEA type 2 family protein encodes MVKNQLLLLSFLILLFGCTPARIIAKPEWRLQGIQVDRIDLSGASLGLAVQMTNPNPFGITVQHLSYQVFLHEVEVAAGEKTDAFELPRHGSAEILFPVEVRLKKARELAPFLRKAPEEIDYRIEGEVTLRAMGMEKRFPLHHVHEAK; translated from the coding sequence ATGGTAAAAAATCAGCTCTTACTGTTATCCTTTCTTATCTTACTCTTCGGTTGCACGCCTGCCAGGATCATTGCCAAACCCGAGTGGCGGCTACAAGGCATTCAGGTCGACCGAATCGATTTGTCCGGCGCCTCGCTCGGTTTGGCGGTTCAGATGACCAATCCAAATCCTTTCGGGATCACGGTCCAACATCTTTCATACCAAGTTTTTCTACATGAGGTGGAAGTTGCCGCCGGCGAGAAGACCGACGCGTTCGAGCTTCCGCGTCACGGCTCGGCGGAGATTCTCTTTCCGGTTGAAGTCCGTTTAAAAAAGGCGCGGGAGTTGGCGCCGTTTTTAAGGAAGGCGCCGGAAGAGATCGATTATCGAATCGAGGGGGAGGTGACGCTTCGGGCGATGGGGATGGAAAAGCGGTTTCCGCTCCATCACGTTCATGAGGCGAAATAA
- the ureG gene encoding urease accessory protein UreG: MHWPVRIGIGGPVGSGKTALVERLCKRLRDRYRIAVVTNDIYTREDAEFLIRAGALEKERIVGVETGGCPHTAIREDASGNLHAIDYLIHQFPDLELIFIESGGDNLAATFSPELADRAIYVIDVAAGDKIPRKGGPGITRSDLLIINKIDLAPYVGADLDIMNRDTRRMRAERPFIFTNLKEGEGLPEICRWVGSVVAEARPISSFGK, from the coding sequence ATGCATTGGCCGGTTCGAATCGGCATCGGTGGACCGGTCGGCTCAGGGAAAACGGCATTGGTTGAACGGCTCTGCAAGCGCCTTCGCGATCGATATCGGATCGCGGTGGTCACGAATGACATCTATACGCGGGAGGATGCCGAGTTCTTGATCCGGGCGGGGGCGTTGGAGAAAGAGCGCATCGTCGGCGTTGAGACCGGAGGATGCCCGCATACGGCGATCCGGGAAGATGCGTCCGGAAACCTCCACGCAATCGATTACCTGATCCATCAATTTCCCGATCTGGAGCTGATCTTCATCGAAAGTGGCGGAGACAACCTTGCAGCGACCTTCAGCCCGGAGCTGGCCGACCGAGCGATTTATGTGATCGATGTGGCGGCGGGAGATAAGATCCCGCGCAAGGGAGGCCCCGGAATTACCCGATCGGATCTGCTGATCATCAACAAGATCGATCTGGCTCCTTACGTGGGGGCCGACCTGGACATCATGAATCGGGATACCCGACGGATGCGCGCCGAACGGCCCTTCATTTTTACGAATCTGAAAGAAGGGGAGGGGTTGCCGGAGATCTGCCGCTGGGTCGGCAGCGTGGTGGCCGAGGCGCGGCCGATTTCTTCCTTCGGAAAATGA
- the ureC gene encoding urease subunit alpha has translation MSLKIPRRVYAEMFGPTAGDRVRLADTDLIIRIERDLTVYGDECKFGGGKVLRDGMGQSVMVTSAQGALDLIITNAMILDYWGIVKADIGIKEGRIVGIGKGGNPEIMDGVTAGMVVGAATEVVAGEGMIVTAGGIDSHIHFICPQQIDEALSSGITTMIGGGTGPATGTKATTCTPGPWNLARMLQAADGFPINLGFLGKGNSSAEAPLEEQLLAGAIGLKLHEDWGTTPRAIDTALRVADRFDVQVAIHTDTLNEAGFVEATIEAIAGRTIHAYHTEGAGGGHAPDIIRLCGEPNVLPASTNPTRPFTVNTIDEHLDMLMVCHHLDPSLPEDVAFADSRIRPETIMAEDLLHDLGAFSIMSSDSQAMGRVGEVILRSWQTASKMKSQRGSLSEETEGSDNLRARRYIAKYTINPAIAHGIAEEVGSIETGKLADLVLWRPAFFGVKPEMVVKGGMILQAAMGDPNASIPTPQPVLYRPMFGAFGGAPYENSITFLSKAAIENELGRKIGLRKKTKAVRDCRQIGKREMWLNDALPRMEVNPETYEVRADGVLLRCEPAEKLPMAQRYFLF, from the coding sequence ATGAGCTTGAAAATTCCGCGGCGGGTTTATGCCGAGATGTTCGGACCGACGGCCGGAGACCGGGTCCGGCTGGCCGACACCGATCTGATCATCCGAATCGAACGGGATCTCACGGTTTATGGCGATGAGTGTAAGTTCGGCGGGGGAAAAGTCCTAAGAGACGGAATGGGCCAATCGGTCATGGTGACGTCGGCCCAAGGGGCGCTCGATCTGATCATCACCAATGCGATGATCCTCGATTATTGGGGGATCGTGAAGGCCGATATCGGGATCAAAGAGGGAAGGATCGTCGGAATTGGAAAGGGCGGAAATCCGGAGATCATGGACGGCGTGACCGCCGGCATGGTGGTCGGCGCCGCCACCGAGGTGGTCGCCGGCGAGGGGATGATCGTGACCGCCGGGGGGATCGACTCGCACATCCATTTCATCTGTCCCCAGCAAATCGACGAGGCGCTCTCCTCCGGAATCACGACGATGATCGGCGGCGGGACCGGTCCGGCGACCGGCACCAAGGCGACCACCTGTACGCCGGGGCCGTGGAATTTGGCCCGGATGCTTCAAGCGGCCGACGGCTTCCCGATCAACCTGGGATTCCTCGGAAAAGGAAACAGCTCGGCCGAAGCCCCCCTCGAAGAGCAGCTCTTGGCGGGCGCGATCGGGTTGAAGCTTCATGAAGATTGGGGAACCACGCCGCGCGCCATCGACACGGCGCTGCGGGTCGCCGATCGATTCGACGTCCAAGTCGCCATCCATACCGACACCCTCAACGAAGCCGGCTTCGTTGAGGCGACGATCGAGGCGATCGCCGGGCGAACGATCCACGCCTATCACACGGAGGGGGCGGGGGGCGGCCATGCGCCCGACATCATCCGTCTCTGCGGGGAGCCGAATGTCCTTCCGGCGTCGACCAATCCGACCCGGCCGTTTACGGTCAACACGATCGACGAGCACCTCGATATGTTGATGGTCTGCCATCACCTCGACCCCTCGCTCCCGGAGGATGTCGCTTTTGCCGACTCCCGCATCCGCCCCGAGACGATCATGGCCGAGGATCTCCTCCATGATCTCGGCGCCTTCTCGATCATGTCGTCCGATTCTCAGGCGATGGGGCGGGTGGGAGAGGTGATCCTCCGAAGTTGGCAGACCGCGAGCAAAATGAAGAGCCAGCGCGGCTCCCTTTCCGAAGAGACGGAGGGGAGCGATAACCTCCGGGCCCGGCGATATATCGCCAAATATACGATCAACCCGGCGATCGCGCACGGCATCGCCGAAGAGGTCGGATCGATTGAGACCGGCAAGCTCGCCGATCTGGTCCTCTGGCGGCCCGCCTTCTTCGGCGTGAAGCCGGAGATGGTGGTGAAGGGGGGCATGATCCTGCAGGCGGCGATGGGAGACCCGAACGCCTCCATTCCGACGCCGCAGCCGGTCCTCTACCGTCCGATGTTCGGCGCGTTCGGCGGGGCGCCTTATGAGAACAGCATCACCTTTCTCTCTAAAGCGGCGATCGAAAATGAATTGGGGAGAAAGATCGGCCTGCGGAAAAAAACGAAGGCGGTCCGGGACTGCCGGCAGATCGGGAAGCGGGAGATGTGGTTGAACGATGCGTTGCCCCGGATGGAGGTCAACCCGGAGACGTATGAAGTTCGGGCCGACGGCGTCCTCCTCCGCTGCGAGCCGGCGGAAAAGCTGCCGATGGCGCAGCGTTATTTTCTTTTTTAA
- the ureB gene encoding urease subunit beta has product MIPGEYFILEGEIEANVARRTVALMITHTGDRPVQVGSHFHFFEVNRALLFEREKAFGMRLNIPSGGAVRFEPGEKKRVVLVELGGSRVVRGLNGVTDGGTSEAQKQGALERLREKKFKEGRS; this is encoded by the coding sequence ATGATTCCAGGTGAATATTTCATCCTTGAGGGCGAGATTGAGGCCAATGTCGCGCGGCGGACGGTGGCGCTGATGATTACCCACACCGGCGACCGGCCGGTTCAGGTCGGCTCTCACTTTCACTTTTTTGAGGTCAACCGGGCGCTCTTGTTCGAGCGGGAGAAGGCGTTCGGAATGCGGCTGAACATCCCCTCCGGGGGGGCCGTCCGGTTTGAGCCGGGGGAGAAAAAGCGGGTGGTTTTGGTGGAGCTGGGAGGAAGCCGCGTCGTCCGGGGGCTGAACGGGGTGACCGACGGCGGAACGAGCGAAGCGCAAAAGCAGGGCGCTCTGGAGCGTCTTCGCGAGAAGAAGTTTAAAGAGGGGCGGTCATGA
- a CDS encoding urease subunit gamma: MHLTPREQEKLLIYMAAQLARERRRRGLKLNYPEAVALITSEVLEGIRDGKRVSELMSMGRKILSREEVMEGIPEMIKEIQVEGTFPDGTKLVTIHDPIQ, translated from the coding sequence TTGCATCTGACACCCCGGGAGCAAGAAAAGCTCCTGATCTACATGGCGGCACAACTGGCGCGCGAACGGCGCCGCCGCGGTCTGAAGCTCAATTACCCCGAGGCGGTGGCGCTGATCACCTCGGAGGTGCTGGAGGGGATCCGAGACGGCAAGCGGGTCTCGGAATTGATGTCCATGGGACGAAAGATCCTCTCCCGGGAGGAGGTCATGGAAGGGATCCCGGAGATGATCAAAGAGATCCAGGTGGAAGGGACCTTCCCCGACGGCACCAAGCTGGTGACGATTCACGATCCGATTCAGTGA
- the urtE gene encoding urea ABC transporter ATP-binding subunit UrtE yields the protein MLEVRGLNVYYGDSQVLREVDLTIPAGKVVCLMGRNGVGKTTLMKSIIGLLSPRRGRITLGGDEITQAPPYLRARRGIGYVPQGREILPSLTVEENLLVGLEASGGKAIPPEIFDLFPVLKTMLHRRGGDLSGGQQQQLAIGRALVSGPRLLLLDEPTEGIQPSIIKEIVSVILRIRAEGKMAILLVEQYLSLVREVADSFYVMEKGAIAAEGPVAQLNDEVVRRHLTV from the coding sequence ATGCTTGAGGTCCGCGGTCTAAATGTTTATTATGGCGATAGCCAGGTGCTTCGAGAAGTCGATCTGACGATCCCGGCGGGGAAGGTCGTCTGCTTGATGGGGAGGAACGGGGTTGGAAAGACGACCTTGATGAAATCAATCATCGGTCTTCTCTCCCCGAGGCGGGGCCGAATTACGCTCGGCGGCGATGAAATCACGCAGGCGCCCCCTTATCTGCGGGCGCGTCGCGGGATCGGCTATGTTCCCCAGGGGAGAGAGATTCTCCCCTCTCTCACGGTGGAAGAAAATTTGCTCGTCGGCCTGGAGGCGTCGGGCGGAAAGGCGATCCCGCCGGAGATTTTTGATCTCTTCCCGGTCTTAAAGACGATGCTCCATCGCCGCGGCGGTGATCTCAGCGGCGGACAGCAGCAGCAGCTCGCCATCGGCCGGGCGCTCGTCTCCGGTCCCCGGCTCCTGCTGCTCGATGAGCCGACCGAGGGGATTCAGCCGTCGATCATCAAGGAAATTGTCTCCGTGATTCTGCGAATCAGGGCGGAGGGGAAGATGGCGATCTTATTGGTCGAGCAATACCTCTCGCTGGTCCGGGAGGTCGCCGATTCGTTTTATGTGATGGAGAAGGGGGCGATCGCGGCGGAAGGCCCGGTCGCGCAATTAAACGACGAGGTGGTCCGCAGGCATCTGACCGTCTGA